The DNA region GAAAATAAACTTTAACACATTGCTGATGCTATACCCGAAGCTTAATTCAAGATGGAGCGTATAGCTATGTGTAAAGTATAATACTGTGAGCTTCCAGACCAAAGTGTAATGTAAGATGTTTATAACCTGGGGTTACAGGCAGGGCAGTGGGGAAGGCCTCCTGGATGAGGCAGCCTGGGCCCACACATGAGTTAGCAAGGCTGAGAGCCCAGGCgcccaaggcagggcctggcgTTTGGCCCTTTACAGGGAGCAGAGAGCTGGGCAGCCGGGCACACTCAGCCCGGAAAGCTGGCAACTCCCGGCTCTGGGTGGGGGAGCAGGACAGGGTCATGGTctcctgaggcagagagaggggaaggggccTCTTTTATTTACTGCAGTTGTAGAAATGCtaaaaaatgaagaattattttttttaaatggagtaaCTGGCCAAACAGGGCTGTGAGTTTTAAGACTAGTTTTAATGCTTACGTTTAACAATGTTTAATACCGACTGCAAAGCATCATCTCATTTGGAGATACTATAGAAAGTGTACCTGCAGCCCTTTGCAGATGTGAGGTCTGGAGCCCCGACATCCCACCACGGCTCAGGCCCTGCGCCCGATCTTGGCTGTCAGAGGCTGCCTGGAGGCCCTGGGGAGGGTCTTGGCCCCATTTGGAGTGTCCTATGTGAGGCTGGCAGCCACAGGCAGAGAGAAGGCACTGGGGCCTCGATGGAGCAGGGCAGGAAACAGGCTGCATGGGGAGGTCTTGGGGCGGAAGGCGTCTGCTGAGCTTTCTGTCAGGCTCCTCAGGGACGATCTCAGGATGCATGGGCTCTTGGGCCATTTGGAAAGTTCTCGTGGCCTGACCCCATGTTTGTGACGCGTCCTGGATGTCCTCAGCACCAGCAGACCGGGGGCCTGAGCGCTGGACACACACTCCCACCTGGGAGGCAGCAGAGACTTGCGTCTGGAGTGAGGGGCCATCAGTCTGGGGATGTTACGGACATGATTTTTCTGAGGTTTCGTGAGCAGGTGCCCAGTGCTCGGCCCTGCCCCAAGTTATGCCTCCATCAGTGTTAAGAGGCATTTGACATTTCCCTTTGATTTAGGCACTAACCTTTACAACCAGCAGCTGTGGTTGCCCCTCCTCTGAGCACGTCTCACCTCGGCCCGCCGAGCGGCTCCAGGAAACGGGGCTCACCGCGGAGACCCCAGTGGAACCCCCACCAGCCACTCCACAGAGGAGCTGTTCCTCAGGACCTGCGGAGCTCCCAGGCACCTTTGCTTTGCATACACGTTTCCTGGCACAAAAAGGACCGGAAGAGATGTTGATGTGACACACACTCACGAGTGTACACTGGTATGTGCACACACTCTTGTGTGCACACCCATCTGAGCACACTCGCAGGTGTATGCTCTGCTCAACCACGTGCACACACAATGTACACTCATTCACACCCACACGTGCACACTCACCAGGGCTCACAGAAGCACACctggcagacacacacacatggcccGTGCACACCCAGCATtcagacacacacagagcaccCCAGGTGGGGAACCCTCTCTGCTCCCAGtggccagggcccagggcagaCAGGACTTCCCATCACACCCGGTGGACGCAGCGATCCCACTGACGGTGCCCTTGGCCTAGACCAGTATCTGAGGGAGGCGACGTGCTGAGCCCCTGACCCGCCCCCGCAAAATGCACCAGGCCTTCCTCCTGTGTCCCTCCTCTGGCTGAAATGCCAGGCTCCCTGCGTGTGGATGGAGTCCAGGCTCCACTGCCCCAGAACCAGTGGCGTAGCCTCCCCAGGCTTCTTGTGGGGAGCAGACCCTCCTGTCCCCGTCACCTGAGTGAGGCTCTGTCATCCGGGATGCCCGTAAGTGGGTGGAGGGGCAGGTGGTGTCAGCCTCAGGAGCCTGGCCTCTCAAGCCTCGGGCTTTGCTGCGCCCGCCACGTCTCCCACACTGAGAGGCCCTGGGACCTGCGGTCTGTGGCTCCCCATCTACATTTGAAGGGATGGAGACGAGTATGAAGCAATTAACGGCAGGAATGGTTACGGATCCCTCACCACCTGGAGCCCAGTGCTTTTCGTGGGTGTCTGAAGAGACAGCTGGTCTGAACTCTCTCTTCTTGCCCCCAGTTCAGGGACAAAGAGTGTGGTCTCTTGGATCGTGGGGCCCTGGGCTtggcggggcggggggcacaCATTGGCTGCCCCAGAGGACGACGGGCTCCTGGGTGAGAAGCGTGGATGGAAAACCAGCACCTGATGGGCAACAGGGTGAGGGCCGGGCAGGAACCCGGGAAGGGGGCACCcgtcctcccacctccccactcgCATTCCGCACAGAGCCAAGCAAAGTCGGACGGAGAGCTCCAAAGTTCCCACCCCATTTCCTCCTTTTGAAAACGGCACAGCCGTGCAACCTCTCTCAGTTTATTATAAATCTAATACTGTGAGTTTCAGCTGAGTGAACTCACGTCTTGTTTGGACTCTGGGCCTGAAGTCGCCTAAAGCTGGGGAAACGTAATTGCACAGCTGCACATGAGGACACTTAATTTGTCCTCAGCGGCAGCCTGACAAGCTGTGCCTTCCGTTCTGGGGAACCCGTTTCTCCAGAACAGCAAGTCCATTTACGTAAGGTgtacttggtttttttttttttttttttttttggcggtacgcgggcctctcactgttgtggcctctcccgttgcggagcacaggctccggacgtgcaggctcagcagccatggctcacgggcccagcctttccggggcatgtgggatcttcccagactggggcacgaacccgtgtcccctgcatcggcaggcggactctcaaccactgcgccaccagggaagccctgacttggTATTTTTAATGGGATGAAAACAAGCAATTTTGCAAATGTTTATGGACTGTTAATTTGGCTGAACGCAGAAGCAAATCCAGGTAACAGACTGTCCTTCCTGGGTTCCTCTTGAAGTCAGGCCTGGGGGCCTCACACCAGGCTGAGCCCCCTGGTGGGGGGCGAGGGAAGTGCTGACTCCCCCCTGACTAGAGGGGGTGGAAGGTTAGTTTGCTCAGGGGTCCACACCCTCGAATTCCCAGATTCGGGTCCCTGGCACTTGCTCAGGGGTCGAACGCAAGTGGACGCAGTGAGTGGTTGGAGGGGCCCGGAGTGTGATTACCTCTAACCTCCTGGCCAGAGGGTGTTACCTCCTCCTCAGCCAGGCATCTTGGGCacttggagtggggaggggggcccAGGACCTGCccccctgaacctcagtttccccatctgtgaaatagaGCTGTGTGTCTGCCTGTCCCTGCTCACAGGGCTGCTGGAGCTGGCGGGACAAGGCCACTCGTGTTTACATATAGGCTTGGCAGTCGAGGGCCCTGAAGAGGGGAGCCACCCCTGTGCGGTGGCCCTGTGGGGATTAGGGGATGCCGCCAGAGGGGGCGTCCACCCTCCCCTTGGTTGTCATTACCCTGTCTTCCCCTCACCCCTGCAGCACCCAGCTTGGGTGGAGGCCCCTCGCTCGGCCGGCTGCTCTGAACAGGGACACCCCACGGTCCGTGGGCAGGAGGCCGCACAGCCCGGGAACCTGCTCTGCACAGCGGCAGTTCGCACGCGTCTCCCACAAGCAGCCCCCCGACTTTGCTAATGGAAACCTGGTGATCCGTGATGCGTGTGGCAGACATCTGCTTGGGGTAATGTGCTGGTGATGTACGTATCGGTGATCAATCAGCGGATTTGCAAGAGAGGCATAAAGTGTTTAATTATAATTGCGTTGGGCAGGTGTGGCTGGTGGAGGCGACATTTGAATAGGTCAGGCCAGCCCTCGCCCCGCTGTGTTGTTGGGGATTAAATGCCATTCACTCTGAGGGCTGGGAGGCTTTCTGAAGTCGCAAGGTGTCACACGCTGGCAAATTGAAAATGTCCCTTTGCTTCTAAAAACATGATTGATATCCTTTGCAAAACAAATGCTACACCTCACAGTACACAGATCTCGCGGCCCGGTGCCGCCCCGTGGCTGCGGCCGCCGTGGGCCTTTGCCCAGGAACGTGAGCAGGGAGGCCGATCCGaggcctcctcctccctctccaagGCTGGAGCCTCCAGATCGTCTGCTCAGGGCACAGGGTCCTTCCATCCCCGCGAGGCTTGATCCCCAGAACGAAACTCAGGAAGAGAACTCGAAAGATAAACTGAAACGTTATTTGCTCAGTTGGTAGCAGAAAAATATATCTTCAGATACTCTATATGCCGTATTCTTGTGTATAGAACCACCGGTATCCTGTCACCATCTGAACTATACCTGGTATAATTTAAAATGATGCTTTCGGCACAACTGACAAGGGGGTATAAGTAAGAGGAATGAGACAGAAATAACACATGCCCACGaggcacacgcacgcacacatgcaTGTGACCATGGCATGGAGAATGCCGTATGTTAGCAGCCTGACCCCGGAGTCACACGCCTGCGTCCTGGACCTGGCCTGCTGTGCTGCAGGTCCCCGACTTGTAAATGGGATGAGGGGAACAGGGCTGGGGTGCTGGCCAGTGGATGGTTGGCACTGGGGGCTCAGCACTGTGCCTGGCCAGCCCTGAGAGACCACAGTCACTGGCTGCTTCCCCAGCAAAGAGTTCTGGCCGTGGGTGTTTGCGAAGGCGCAGTGACCTCCACGTTACAGACCCCGGTCCTCTCCCATTGACAGAGGCTGCCTTTGGCGGCCTGGCCAGGCCGAGAGGACGCTGGTGGAGTGAGTGGGCACATCACCGCcagtgcccatctctggagtcaGGGATCGGCACCTCACATGAGTAATTCCCCTCTTCTCAAAACAGTGAAAGGAACGCGTGGGGTTTCTATTTACAGGGCAGGTGAAGGAAGGGATACTGTGATTTAATGAAATGCCCAGCCTTCTGAATCAGACGCAAAGCCGAGTGTAAGCGTGTATTTTGTGTGATTCAGCCTGTCTAGGCTGCTGCCTGCCTTCATCTACCCCCAGCCGCAGTTTCTCCGAGTCCGAGTCCGATAAAGCAAGGCTGTAGTTCCCAGTCGAGACAGCTGGCCTCCTTGGGTGTGTTTTTGCCATTTACAAAATTAGCCAATCATTGTCACCTAGTGAATCAGATTAGGTGTAATCCATACTAATGTTCAAATTAAGTCATGGAAAGCAGTTAACTCTGCAAAAAAGGGCTGGTGAAAAATGATAAGATTGGTCAAATAGTTTCACTTTGCataattgtgttttttaaatgccCATGTCTACACGGTAATTAAATCATTTACATTTCAAATGGGTGTACCCACCTCCAATGCTTGTAATTGTGCACTCCCTAACCATACACCTCACGGTGTAGCAGGAATTTATCAGCCTCCTGCCTCGGAATGTCTGCTTTCTCGGGGAACCAGCTGGATGGAACGTGCTGGAATAGGGCTTACTTCCTGCTCAGAAGAATCAAGAAAAGTGTGCTTTGCCCCCTTGCTGTCTCAAATTTggacctccctcccttccccctcccacccttccttccttccttctttcgtTTATAAAAAAGTACACAGAAGTCTGAAAACAATCATCAAATATTCTATCCACAACACGAGATGCATTTGTCACTTCCAATCACATTACCCATAACAGGGACACAGTCAAAAACCTTGGGCAACGTTCACGGGATTGATTCATAGCTGCCTCGACCATCTgcactttattattattgctttcaGCTCTAAAGGAAGATGCCCACCAGCTTCACTGACTGGACACTTAGCTCATCGGCAGCTTCGTGTGCATCCGTCTATGAAGCAAACGCTCCGACGGTACCTTGACTCTAAGTGAATGTGACCCTGAACCCACGTTCTTAGTCCTCAAGCAGGATCACCCGGTGAGTCTAGAGCAAACCCTTAAGTCGTCAAACGGGACCCGATGGGTTTCATCTGAAAGGATAAAGCCACAATATGGAAATGAGTGCCTTTCATCAGATGACTGTCTTTCCCTCCAACCTAGGCTGGTTTCAGCGATGAGCCTGAGTCTGTGGAAGTTTGTGGGATGTGGCAGAACCTCATTTCTCCACTCGAGGTGGGCCCAAACCACCCAGAAGACCCCAGACTGATTGTCTGACAGCCCCGGAGGTGGAGCAGCCTCAGCCCTCTCACATGGTCCAAAGGTGAAGGTTCATTTGCTGGGCCTCCAGCCGGGGGCATCTGCCCTCCTGCGCGTGGGGCAACCTGAGCCCGGGAAAGGGGCCTGGGGTGGAGAGGATGGAGTCGATGCTGAACTTGACGTCCCCGCGCGCCTCCCTCCCCAGGGCGGCGgggctggctggggctggggcctcgCGGCGGGGGACGGGGTTCCCCCTCGCAGTGGCCGGCTCAGGGGGACCCCGGGGCGCTTCCGCTTCTACCGCGTGCGTCCCCCTCGCCTCCTCGCATTTGGggcctcgccgccgccgccgtcgcctGTAGTTGCCGTTCTCGAAAAGGTCCAGTAGCGACTCGCAGCCGCCGGCGAAGGTCCAGTAGTTGCCTTTGCCCTTCTCGTGGCCATGGGTCCGCGGCACCTGTGCGAGCGAGGGGCTCAGCGCCCGGCTGGCCCCCAGGTGCGACCCGCCCGCCGCGGGCGCTCACTCAGGGCCACTTAGGGTGAGCCCTGGGTAGCCCTGGAACGACGCGCCCCGACCCGGTACATCCCCGCTTCCCCCGCCAATCAGGGATAACTAGGTCCAGGTGTCGCAAGGCCTGGGACCCTCAGGGGCCgctcgggggcgggggcggggaaggggctCACCTTGACGAAGCAGCTGTTGAGGGACAGGTTGTGGCGGATGGAGTTCTGCCAGGCGCGCTGGTTGGCGCGGTAATAGGGGAACTTGCGCATGATGAAGTCGTAGATGCCCGACAGGGTCACCTTGCCCGTCGGGCTCTGCTGAATGGCCATGGCGATCAGCGCGATGTAGCTGCAAAGAGGGGCACTCAGGCCAGGCGGGCGCCGGAGGCGGGACCCCGGAGCGCGTCTGGAGTCTCCCCCGCCTGCCCTGCCCGGCCGGACCCGCTCTGCTCTGCCTTCCCCCAGGGCGCTGAGAACTCCCAGCGCCGCTCTGCGCAGACCCCAGAAGCTCTCTCTCACACCTGGGGGTTCCCCGGGGAGGGTGGAGAACCTTCTCGGCTACCTCCAGACGTGCGGACGAGAAGAGACCCCTCCCTCATCCCAGGCGGGTCTTGGCCCCCTCGCGGAGGAAGGCCGCTGTCCCCTGCGGCCCCGCCCCGGCTCCGCGGTCACCTGTACGCCGGCCGCGTGAGCCGCTTCTCCTCGTCCGAGCTGCCCGCGGGGTAGTCGTCGGCGTCGTAATTGAAGCAATTGTAGGGATACTGCGAGCTGTCAAACATCGTGGTGCTCCGGGCGCCCGCGGGGCCGCCGCTGCTTCCGCCTCCTCCGCGCCGCCCGCCGGCGCTCCGGGTCGGCGCGGAGGTTCTCGCTGGCGCGGGCGCAGCAGCGTCTGAACTGCCGGCTGCTCTCCTCCTGAGCTGGGAACCCGGGTTCCTGGGgtccccccgcccgcccccaccccgtccTCTCGCATCCAATCCCGGAGCGGGGGAAGCCCCAGTCACCGGTAGAGCGGCCGAGGGGAGCGCAGCGGGCTCGCGGTGGGCCTCTGACCGGCGGCAGGAGGAGGGAGCCGCGCGCTGGGTGGACCGACAGCCACCGCTCTGGCCTGATGCACCTCGCGGTTCCCGCGCCGGCCCCAGACTTCAGGGCCGAGCTCGCTGGGTCCCCCACGCCTGGGCGCACCCCGAGACTTGTAGGCTCTTCCCTGGCTCCTGGATCCCCATAGTGGGCTCCTGCGCTGCCAGGAGCCAGGCCACAGAGAGGGCGGGggttctctcccctccccaccaggctCTGCACCTCCGGCCTGCAGCCCCAGAGCAGCAGTGGTCCAGGGTGTGTCCTGCCTGGACTCTGGATCAGAGCCAGGCCAGAGACACGGGGTCCAACACATCCTCTAGCGCCCTGTGTCCCCGACACACTGTCTCTCACTGTCCCCTCCTCCAGGGGCCCGGTGCGGGGCTCTGAGCCCAGTGGCCACCTGCCCTGTAACCGGCTCCTGCAGCCTGGGGTGAAGAGCTTGCACTTCTCATCGGCCAGGCCACTGCTTCACTGGTCCCTTCTGGTGGGAGTGGGCCACCGGTGGGGGCACGTGGGAGAGAAGACAGGGGTAGGACGCTTTAGGAAGAAGAAGTGAGCTGGGATCTTAAAGGGGCCCCTTTGTTTCAAGTTGGGCATGCCACCCAAAGGCATTTCCATGAATAATCTGCAGAATTCCGGCCATGAGCCCTGTCTGTGAGTCTGCCCAAGGCCAGGACGCCTGGATTGTCTTCCAGAAGATTTTGCCTTCAAAGCTGCACCTGTAGGTCTGAAAtgactgtgcttttttttttttttttgaggttaaaataaatttttattaaaaaattgtattaaatgtTAGAAGAGACTTATACACAATTCACAAATTCTTTATAAAACATTGCCAATCTTTCCCCAATTGTAATTGTTTTTATGCAGACTTGGAAATTTTGCAGTGAAATAAGGtctacaaaatatttcttttagaaaGCATCACAATGATAACTTTAggcaaaatagtctttaaaactgaaatatttgCATGCAAGTGAGTGAGCTCTCAAACACCCGTATTCTTTATCCCAGTGACAAAGTATTAAACTGACTTACTGAGGAAACAATGAACAAGTATTCTGTAAACTTCTCGAATTCactcaaatatttaaattactttcaAAAGCAGTGCCATTGCAAGGTATTGGCAATCACATTACGTGCTCAGTCCAGCCCACTGGCCCAGGAGGGCCTGCTGCTTCCCACCTTGCTGAAGAAGAGTGGTGGGCCTGCTGGGGTGGGGCGTGTCCAGGACCTGGGGGCACCGGGGCAGCTATGCCAGTCCCCTTCCCGCTTTGGCTCCTGTTCGGGTGGGGTCTGAGGTGCTCTTGGGCGCAGATGCATTCATTGGCTCCACAGCTTCCTCTCTACCAGGtgtcaaaatttaaaatgctGGAACGTGGGAACGTAAACCGGTACAGCCCTTGGGaaaacattttggttgtttctttaaaaactaaacttgCAACTACCATGTGACCCGGCAGTTGCACTCTTGGGCGTTTATCCCAAGTGAAGACTTAACTTCACACAAGCACTTGTGACACGTGTTCATAGTGGCTTTATTCCTCTTTTCCCCAAACTGGAAtcagcccagatgtccttcaacagggaAGCATTGGACAAGCTGTGGTCCAGCCACATCACGGGCACCACCAGCAGCACAGAGGGACCAGCGGCAGATACAGCTGAGACCTAGGTGAAGCTCTGACAGAGGCAGGTCTGCACAGTGAAAATAACAAGACTCCTACCCTCACAGCAATAAAACCAGAGCTCTGCACAatcatgactcttcttgaatctGTCAGAGAACTAAGGTTTCAGGGCAACTGACTCAAGCCCAGGGGAACAGGCCCATCAGAGGAGAGTGGCTCTGAACTCCCACTTACCTGCAGCAGGTGGGGGGATGGGATGGTGAGTTGCTGAAGCCATGCGAGTGCTGGCGGGAGAGCCCAGAGCCCCGGCCAGGAGAGGTGGTCCCGCTCTCTCGTGGACCGGCTGTCTCGTGGACCTCACTGTATGCacgggaggaagagagagagcagggGACCGTCTGGAAAGGTCTCCTGCGTGCCAGGCCTGGGGGTGTGGAATCGCGCAGCTCCTTCCCGGAACAAAACAGAGTCTGCCCAGGGAAGGTGGCAGCCAGCTGTTGCCCCATCCCAGACCAGAGGTGCTGCAGGTCCTGAGACAGGGAGAGGCTTCTGAAGCATTAAAGAGTGGATGGTGGAGGAAACAGCTCAATTTGTTCACCAGTTTAATTGAATAGAAAATGAAGTCTGGTAGGTTAGAAAACCTTCCGAACGTGTTTTGGTTTCTTAGGCTTCTGAAGCGTGCTTGACTTCCTtctgaaaataatattaatttgggGCCCGGCAGTGAGAAGGAAGGCTTCTCTGGCGTTTAAGCCAAAAATCCCCTCCAAATACCACTAATACTGCCAGCACCAGCTGCAGTCATAGGCCAGCAGCGTTCTAAGATTCTTTATGCTTTTTATGCTCACTCACTTCTCAGGACCATCCTGTGAGTCAGGCCTTTCGTTTAGTCCCCTTTACTGGGACGGAGAGGGCAAACAGCTCACCTGAAATCACAGCACTCGTGTGGGGtagagcaggatttgaacccaggcccttcaGGAAAGGATGTGACTGCAGTTCCAGGGCTCGGGAGGTGGCCTGCGGGAGCTTGCATGCCTGTTCACCGGGAAGCCTATATGAAGATGTGGGAGACCAGCCGGAGGGGGCTGCAGCCTGTCTTTGGGAACAGTCCTGGACCCCAGCAGCCCTCACCCAGCATGTCTGACGCAGAAACATCACAAACGGTACAAGAGGAGGGTGTGGGGGAAGACGGGACTCACGTGATCGCTATAGTGTCTTATAAGTTactcatatgctttttttttttttacatctttattggagtataattgctttacaacggtgtgttagtttctgctttataacaaagtgaatcagttatacatatacatatgtccccatatctcttccctcttgcgtctccctccctcccaacttaCACACTTTTGTGTTTTGTAGTTAAAAGCTGTGTTTGTTACAGAAAATTTATAAAGTAGAGaaaggtgaaaaaataaaaatcctcacACATGGCAGCTCTCCCCCTTCACAATAGGTCCAGAGAGAGGGGCAGGAGCCTGGGGTGTCCTGTAGCCCAGGTTTGGCCGTGACCGGCTACCACTCACATATCCTATTGGCCTCAAAGACAATTTGGGCACCAGGCGGCGGGGGCTCACCCGGCGAGAATACCAGGAGATGTGGACCCCTGGGGGCCTGCTTGGGGGCTGCTACCATACACGGGGAATTGGGAACCCTCGACCCCAACGGCGGGGACTGCGTGGGGTCTGCAGAGGATCAGAAAGCCTGGAACGATGGACCGGGCCAGCCTGGATGCAGGGCCGGGAGGGCTGTGCCTCTGTGGAAGCTGACCGTTTCAGTGTCAGGGGAGCAGGCCAGGGCAGAGGGGGCTGAACCAGGCAGAGCTGCCGGCCTGTATGTGCTGGAGCTGTGCTCCTTTTTGTCCTCACGTGGCTCCCAGTCTAGTGAGAAGTGGACACTGGCCAGCTCACCTCAGAAACACATGATCTGACACGGGGTGCGGGACGTCCATGGGTGAATGCACTTAGGTCACCCAGGCTGTAAGGCTAGGAAACCTTCCAGGATGAGATGTTTGAGCAGCACTTGGaataagaatgaatgaaataagggtggggtgggggcaaaCAGCTCCAGGGTGGAAGGCTGCGCTAA from Mesoplodon densirostris isolate mMesDen1 chromosome 16, mMesDen1 primary haplotype, whole genome shotgun sequence includes:
- the FOXL3 gene encoding forkhead box L3 — its product is MFDSSQYPYNCFNYDADDYPAGSSDEEKRLTRPAYSYIALIAMAIQQSPTGKVTLSGIYDFIMRKFPYYRANQRAWQNSIRHNLSLNSCFVKVPRTHGHEKGKGNYWTFAGGCESLLDLFENGNYRRRRRRRGPKCEEARGTHAVEAEAPRGPPEPATARGNPVPRREAPAPASPAALGREARGDVKFSIDSILSTPGPFPGLRLPHAQEGRCPRLEAQQMNLHLWTM